Part of the Natronobacterium gregoryi SP2 genome, CCCCGCCGACGGCGATCTGCTTCAGCCAGTGGCCGAGCGATTTCGACGTCAGTGCCGACGTCGAGATCGTGGTTGGTAACCAGACAGAAGTGGTGGTCATTTCGTGTTCGATACGGAACGACGATGAGCCGGACTGTCGTCCGGCCCGTCGGCGGATTCGACCGAGCCATCTTGTACTCTGCGATGGACGTGTCGCTGTCGTGGTCATCGATAAATTGCTGTCCCTTTCGTGTTTGTGGCGCACGCATGAGGAACTCAGCGTCGAGCTCTTCGAGCGCTAGGGCGAGGTGAACACGATAGAAGCCACGATCGAGATAAAGGCGGTTGATTTCGACATACTCGCGGATGTCTGAGACGAGTTGGCGGAGTGCATCCGCCAACTCGTCGGTATCGCTGCCTTCCAGGGCTACCGATCCGAGCGTGAATCGGATGCTCGGATCGACAATACAGACGGTAGCGAACTTGTACGCGCGATCGGTGCCCTGCGCGGGATTCGTTGTACAGACGTGAGGAGTCTCTTCGTCCCCGTAATAAAGCCAGTCGTGAACGTCGATTGCGACATCTACTGGCCTGGTAAACACGCGGTTGCGAGTGGCTTCGTCGAGGATTGCGTCGCGGACGCGGTCGAACTGATCGTCGACCGCGTCCGCGTCGAGTCCACGTAGATGGTAGAGCAGCGCTCGTGCGAGTGGATTTCGAGCAGTTGCATCACTGGCGATATCGTCGCCACGGGCGAGCTGATAGGCTTTCGCACCAGTATTGGCGAATTCATTGTCGAATGCGATCCGAGCGAGAACTTGCTGGAAGTCCTCGCTCGGATAGGTGCCGTTCGCAGCGATCCCGAACTCAAGTTCTGGAAACCGCATCGACGACGCTGCACGAGTCACCTGCGTTGCCTCAGTTGTCTCGACCATATCGAGACAACGACCGCAACGACAATCGTCGCTTGGCTACTTCAGCAACTACTGTTCAGCGGTGGGTAGCTCAATTGCTGGGAGTGGAGACGGATCGTACCACTGCTACGGACTGCTGTCCCGAGTTACCGGCGCGACCGCAGGCGGGCTCGCGGTTGCACCGGAAATAACTGACAGCAAACTGTATGACTGGTGGGAGAGAACGAGCAAGATCGGCGTGCTGGAACGGGTTGGAAACGTGACGAGCAAGTACGTCGTCGTCTGGGTTGTGATCGTCGCCGCGGTCGCACTTCACACGCCGGAGACGTTCATACCGATCGGCGACTACATTTCCGTGCTTCTCGGCGTCGTCATGCTCGGAATGGGAGTGACGCTTACGCCCGACGACTTCCGCCGGATTGCGGAACGGCCACGAGACGTTCTCGTTGGCGCGCTCGCTCAGTGGGTGGTCATGCCGGTACTCGCGTACGTCCTCGTCGTCACGCTCGGTCTCCCCTGGGAGATCGGCGTCGGACTGGTTCTCGTCGGCGCAGCACCCGGTGGAACTGCCTCGAACGTGATGACCTATCTCGGTCGCGGTGACATCGCGCTCTCGGTGACGATCACGTCCGTGACGACGATCGCTGCGCCGCTCGTGATGCCAGTCTGGATCGTCTTGCTGGCCGGTGAACAAATCACCGTCACGTTCGCCAAGATGACCCAGGAGATCGTTTTGATCGTCCTGATACCCGTCGTCGCCGGACTGGGACTGCGACTGCTGTTAGACGAGTACGCACCGACTGCGGCAAAAGTGGGCCTGTCGATCTTCCCCGCGATCAGCGTGATCGCCATCGTCGCCATCGTCGCCGCAGTCGTCGGCCTCGACGTCGAAGAGATCCTCACCGCGAGCGCCGTCGTCTTCCTCGCGGTCGTCTTGCACAACGGCCTCGGACTCGGTGCCGGCTATGGTGTCAGCTACCTGACCGGCATGGCAAAAGACCGTGCCCGAGCCTGTGCGTTCGAGGTCGGACTCCAGAACAGCGGTCTCGGCGTCGCGCTCGCCGTCGCGTTTTTCGATCCGATCGCTGCCTTGATTCCCGCGCTCTTTAGCGTCTGGCACAACGTGACCGGCCCGGAACTCGCGACAGCGTTCACCTGGAACGACGAGGACCCGATCGACGACTACGAACCGGCCATTCACTCTGACTAGTCCCTCCTAACCGCCGACCGCCGAGCCGAACCGGACCACAGACCCGATAGAGCAGTTCGACCCCACAGTCGTCGATCCGAGCAGTAGTAGCTGTTCCATCGCTCTCGAGGCCGCAAATAAACTCCCTCTATATATGGCCACTCTCGCCTTGTCGACGCGGGTGGCCGATGTAGACGGAGGTCGGAACACGATGCCCACTCACGAATTTGTCTGCCCAGACTGCGGACGGACGATCCCCGTGACCGACGCGATGCGTGAGGCCACGGAGCACCACGGCTGTCCACTCTGTGGGGCGACAGTCAGCCAGACGCAGTTCGCCTGACCGACTACTTCGAGAGCGCGCGTTCGACGGCTGTGGCGACGCTCCGTGCTTTCTCTGCCAGCGGCTCGGAAACCAGCCCCGCCTCAACCTTCGTCTCGAGTTCCTCGTCGTCGACGATTTCGACAGTGCCATCGGGCGTCCGGATCACGTCGACGTAGAGGTCGACGTACCGAACCGCGTCGGGGAACAGTTCGACGGGCGTACAGACGTTGACGTAGGTTCCTTTCGTCTCGCCGTCGGCCGACTTGTACGTCGTCGGATACCACCACCGGCCCTCGCGGAACTTCGTGACGGCCACGTCCCCTTCCTCCTTGGGGACGCCCAGCGCGTCGTAGCTACCGCCGCCGCGCATCGACCGCTCGAGGGTGATCGAGCCGTCGACGTCCCACTCGGTGACGTCGCCGTCGCCCAACGAGATGCGTCGGCCGTCGGGTTTCCCGTGACCGATCTCGAGTCGATCGCCCGTCGTCGGGCCGAACTGGTGGGAGACGGCGTCGAAGGGGAACTCGGTGTTTTCGCCCGCCGATCCACAGACAGCCTCTGTAAAGTCGACGGCCGCACTCGCGGCACGATCGGCGGCCTTGATCCGGTGGTGGCCCGCCATCGTCGACTCGACCTCGCGTCGGTGATCGTCCAGCGCGAACCGCGACTCGCGGCCGAACCAGCACCAGGCCGTCCGCCGCGGCGCGGTCAGCCGACCCGGTTCGCCCGGCTCTGCAGGGGCGTCGTCGATCGTCGCCTCGAGGTCCTCGACGCGCTCGGTCGCGCGTTCGAGGGCGGCCGCCATCGCCTCGAGGTCGGCGTCGGTCGCGGGTCGCTTCCAGCGCAGCCCCCACCCCTCTGGACGCGAGGGCGAGAGCAGGTCCGTCATGCCGACCAGTTCCGTCGCCTTCTCGCCGTTCGTGCTCGCCGAGACGCCCGTCCGATCCTGTGAGAGCGTGCAGAGCCCGCCGTTCACCGCGAGCGTCGGACTCACTCGCGGCTCGTCGTCGTCGTCCCACGGCGGTGTCGGCTCGCGGACCTGCAGGCGGTAACGATCGCCGTCGTCGACGTAGCCGTCGACGTCGTCGTACTTCAGGTAGCCTCGCCGACCGTCTCCGAGGTCGACGACCGCGCCGCTGCCGCCAGCCGCGTCGATCACTTCCCCGTCGAAGACCGCACCGCGAGGCGTCTCGTCTTCCCAGCGGAAGGTGTCGATCCCGACGTCCTCGAGTGTCTCGAGGACGGCCGCCACCGCGTCGGGAGCGCCCGTGACCTCGACACCCTGTCTGTCGCGAGTCGTCTCGATCAGGATGTCCGCGGGGGCAGCGTCGAACTCGTCGTCGAACCGCTCCTGAATCGGTTCGGAAGCCTGGACGACCTCGAACCCGTCGCCCTCGAGCAGTCGCGTAATCGCCGTCGTGTAGATGCCACGGACGCGGGCGGTGGTGTTCGTCGTCATCGGGAACTCACCACTCCTCGCGCTCGCACCGCGTCGGTCGTCGGTCGGCAGTGCCGTTCGCGTTCATATCCACGGGTTCGGCGACGGGGCCTTTGTGGATTCCGAGTCTCGCTCGACGGTCCCGATCACCAGCGGTGTCCGGCCCGGAGATGTAAACGGTTGACGGTGTAATCAGCAGGTATGCAACGGAAGCGAGACCCGGTCGAACGGGCCGACGACGGCTCGACCGATCTCTACGACGTCGCGACGTGGGAGCCACGGTCGCCGATCGACCTGGTCGCCTGCGTCGTTTACAACGGGATCAGCTACGCGCTCCAGTCGATCGTGATCGCAGTCGCGCTCGCGATCACGGTCGTGTTGCTCGCACAACCCGCGTTTCTCGTCTTCGACGAGCCGTTCCTCGGTGTCTTCTTCGGCCTTTCAGTCGTCCCGGCAGCCCTGCTCGCGGCGTTTATCTGGTACACGGACATCACGACCAACGAACCCCTGGGCCTGCTCGTCGCGACGTTCGTACTGGCAGTGCTGTTTGCGACGCTCGCAGCGGTCGTCAACTCCTTCCTGTCGCCGTGGTTCGATCTGCTCCCGTTGATCGGCGGAGTGCTTTTCTTTTACGTCGTCGTCGGGCCGGTCGAAGAGGCCGTCAAACTGCTCGCGGTCCGCTTTTTCGCCTACCGGAGCGACAGTTTCGACGCAGTCATCGACGGCGCGGTCTACGGCGCGGTCGCCGGACTGGGCTTTGCCGCGATCGAGAACGCACTCTACATCTCTATGGAGGTCGTTCAGGCCGAAGCCGGCCTCTTCGCGGCCGCGACCGGAATCACCACCGTTCGCGCGCTCGTCGGCCCAGGCCACGTCATCTACTCGGCGATCGCAGGCTACTACCTCGGACTCGCGAAGTTCAATCCACAGTACGCCGGACCGCTCGTCGTCAAGGGACTGCTCGTAGCCGCGTTCGTCCACGCGACGTACAACGCCACGGTCACCCTCGGACGGGACGTCATCGCCGCCACAACGGCCCTTCCCGAGGGTCTCGCATTGGTCGTCTACGTGATCGGCTTCAACCTCGTCGTCGGCTACTACCTCTACCGCAAGATCGCCCGCTACCGCCGCCGGTACCGCGCCGCCGAAGTAGACGGACGCGACTCTCCCTCGCCGGAACTCACCGAGTTCGATCCGCCGAAACAACGCCAGCAGCGATGATCCCCGATTTGCCGACGCTCGAAACAAACAACTCTTCGAGAACCTCACCCAGAAATATATAATCGCGCCGCTCGAAACGACGGCACATGGTCGCTCTCATCGGCTCGCTCGTTGCGTTCGTCGTCGCGTTACTGGTCGGCGGACTGGCGATTTACGTCGGTGCCGGCGTCGTCGTCGGCGAAGACGACTACACCCATGCGGTCTGGACGGCACTGTTCGGCGCGGTCGCGTGGGCACTGACATCCTGGGTCCCACTCCTCGGGCCGCTCGTCGCGTTGCTCGCGTGGATCTGGGTAATCAACTGGCGCTATCCCGGCGGCTGGACCGACGCTGCTGTCATCGGCTTCGTCGCCTGGATCGCGGCGCTCGTGCTCCTGTTTGTCCTCCACTCGGTCGGCGTCGGAATCGGTGCGTTCGGCGTCCCCGGCCTCTGAGACGGACTGCTGTCCCGCTGTCCCGGCGCGACCGCAGGCGGGCTCGCGGTCGCGCCGGCACTGACTGACAGCAAACCGTATGAGACGGGTTACTGTAGTCACTTACCGGCGATCCGTCCACGGAGTCGGCGTTCGGCGGTGACTAGTTACAGCACTCCGTCTGGAACGGTTCGGGGTCCCGAACTCCCGGTGTCGCCGCTTCGGGTCGCGGGTGTGCCAGAACGGACAGTGGCCAGTCTTAGTCCGCGGCCAGCGAACAGGTCCCGTCGTAGGCGACGTCTTCAACTGATTCGATCTCGGGGTCGTCACCACAGACTGGACAATCGGGGTTCGAAAGTACGTCGACGGTTTCGAAACTCATGTCCATCGCGTCGTACAGCAGGAGTCGTCCCTCGAGCGACTCGCCTTTGCCGATAAGGTACTTGACGACTTCGGTCGCCTGAACGCAGCCGACGGTTCCGGGGAGGACGCCGAGGACGCCAGTGGTCGCACAGTCGGGGACAGTGCCGGGTTCGGGTGCTTCAGGAAATATACACCGGTAACACGGCGGATCGCTCGAGCCGGTCCGTTCGTTCGTAAACGTCGTTACTTGTCCTTCGAATCGATAGATCGCTCCGTGTGAAAGCGCCGTCCCGGTGAGCACGCAGTGGTCGTTGAGCAGATACCGCGTCGCGAAGTTGTCGCTGGCGTCGAGAACGACGTCGTAGTCGGCAACGAGATCGGCGACGTTGTCCGGAGTGAGTCGCGTCTCGTGTGTTTCGACGCTGACGTCGGGGTTCAGTGCGTCCACGTAGTCGGCGGCACTCTCGACTTTCGGCCGGTCGACGTCGGCGTCGCCGTGGACGATTTGTCGCTGCAGGTTCGATCGTTCGACGACGTCGTCGTCGACGATCCCTAGTCTGCCGACGCCGGCCGCCGCCAGATACTGGATCGCCGGCGATCCAAGCCCGCCAGCACCGACGACGAGGACTGACCCTTCGAGCAGCCGTTTCTGTCCGTCGGGGCCGACTTCGTCCATGATTACGTGTCTCGAGTAGCGATCGAGTTGGGTCGCGTCGAGGCGCAGGTCGCTCATGCTCTTCTCTTGTGGCGAGACAGAGAAAAACTCGAGGGTGCGCCCCATCGGGCCCCACCGGACAGGTTGCCGGCCATCCGACGGTTCCGGCTATCTCTTCCCCGACCACATGATTTTAGTGGTTTGGTTTCTATTGACACACGTATGGCAACCTCACCCAATGGTGCCGGTGACGACGTCTTCGATCAATTCCTCACTGACCGCGGTCACTCGGTAGAACAGGTAGGGTGGGAACGAGAGTATAACAAAAAGCAGTGTCCGGAGTGTGGTGGACTCCACGAAACGTCCGCCAGTTCCTGTACCGTCTGCGGGTGGAACCCGCCAGCGTGAAGTACCTCGGGGTCTAATGATCAAGATAACTTTTGCAAATATGGACTGAGGAACTGGTCGATCCAAGACTTGGCGAATCCAAGTCGATCGGTGAGGGTGTTGAAGAGGCGGCGAGCGAGAGTGCGGAACGCGCTCTCGCTCGCCACGACGATTGGTGAAGCATTCCGTTTGAGCACTTTCCAGACCTGCTCGATTGGATTGAGATGCGGTGAACCGACCGGAAGAAAGACGAGATCGATACCGAGTTGATGTGCGCGCTTGCGCGTGTGCTCACAGATGTGAGACGAGAAGTTGTCCAAGACGAGCAGAATCCGCGTTCCCGGATTCTGCTCGCGGACCTCCTCCAATAGGGCACAGATGTTCTCTTTCGATTGATCTTCAGGAAAGGTCAGGACACTTTCGCCGTTGAGCGTATAGCACCCGACCGCTGGTTCGTCAAGCTTCACCAGCGGTCGTTCGAGTGTCGGATCATCGACGTACCACAGTCGATGCGAATTGTCGTATGGTTGCGGATGAGAAGCGTCACAAAAACCGACGATAGTTCCTCCATCTGTACAGATATCGTCGTCGAGAACCCAGCCTTCGTCCTCATCCTCGGGACGCTTGTTATGTGCTGTCTCTGTTTCCTCGTCGAACGCGTCTGCGACGCGTTCTTCGAGGATTTCATCTGCATTTTCTGGCCGTGAGGGACGTTTTGGACGTGGTTTAGCGTAAGACAGTCCGAGATTCCGGAGGAATCGACCGAGATAATCCGGATGGTACTCAACATCGAACTCTTCGTCCAAGAGCTGGTGAACTTCCTGTGCTTTCCAGGGCTGTCCCTCCCGGAGAAGTTCTAGAAGACACTCTTGTTCCTCGTCACCGAGCTTCGGGGGCCTTCCGCCCCCGAAGTTCGGTGTCAACTGACCCAGCCCGCCATCGTTCCATCGACGTGCCCAGCGACTTCCAGTCGACGCAGATTTCCCAACGTCGTCGGCTGCTTCTTCGTACGTTGCACCCTTGTAGAGACGTTTGACAAAGGTGAGCCGCTTGACGACCTTTGGATCGTCTGCTTCGTCCAGCAGACGATCCAACTCCTCCTCGCTCAGATGACGAACGAGCTCGCCCCGCCGGTCTCCTCCCATTACCCCGTTCGTCTTAGCCCACGCCCAAAACTTCTGTCACTCATTAGAGCCCCGAGGTACTCTCGCTGTCTCTCTGTAGACGCGCGACATCGTTTTCCGGTTCGGCCGTCCCGAAACGCTGGCCCTAGTCAGACTATTTTCAACTCCGAAATCCAAAATAACTATAATGTCCTGTGGAAAAATGTTACACGAAGGATATATGCCGGAATGCCAGAACTGTGGCGCGTTCGTAACTGACGCCTACGCCCGCGTCTTTACGCCCCGTGGGGTCGACGACCCCCGCGTCTGCCCCGACTGTCAAGACAAGATACGTGACGGTGCCGAAGTCCGAACCGCTCGTTCCTCACGAAACCCATAACTGCCCGCAGTGGGCGTCTCCCCCCATCGAAAACCCACGTCACTTATGAGTGTCGCGCTCCTGTATGGCTACAATGACTACTACGGAGACGAAGGTTACCCGGCTGTTCGGTGGTCCGGGAAGCGGAAAAACGACCGCTCTTCTCGACCACGTCGAAGAAATTCTCGAGCAGGACGACGTCACGTTCCGGGACATCCTCGTCGTCTCGTACACGCGAGCAGCAGCACAGGAAGTTCGCGAACGGCTTGCCGACCGACTCGACGAGAGTCCGCGCGCACTCCAGGGCAACGTCTGTACGATGCACGCCAAAGCGTACGATCTGCTGGATCTCTCCCGAAGCGACGTCATCGGCGAGTCCGAGAAAGAAGAGTTCTGCGAACAGTACGGCCTCGAGTTCGAAGACGAGTATTCGGGTGCCGGCCGCCGAACGGCCCGCTCGACTACGATCGGAAACAAGATCATCGCGACCAGCCAGTGGCTCCAGCGGACCAGTCGTGACGTCGCCGACTGGTACGATGTCCCTTTCCAGTGGGACGAAGAGGAGGTCCGACTGCCGCCGGAGATCGACCCCAACGCCCAGGAGGGGAACAAGTACACCCCCACGTGGCCCGCCGACGACGACCGAATCGACGTCCCCGAGGCGATCCGTGCCTGGCGCTCCTACAAGGGCGAAGCAGGCAAGATCGGCTTTGCGGACATGTTAGAGCGAGTGAAACAGCGTTCGCTGATCCCGAACGTCGACTACCTGGTGATCGACGAGTTCCAGGACATCACGACGCTGCAGTACGACGTCTACGACGAGTGGAAACCTCACGTCGATCAGGTTCTGATCGCCGGCGACGACGACCAAGTCGTCTACTCCTGGCAGGGTGCCGACCCTGCACTCCTGCTCGAGGAAGACGTCGACGATGACGTTATTCTCCCAAATTCCTACCGGCTCCCCTCGAACGTCCTCAACGCAGTCAACAAGGAGATCCGTCACATCGAGACACGCCAGGACAAGGATCTCAAACCCCGCAAGGAAGGCGGTGCCGTCGAGGCTCGTCGGAACGCCTCGATGTTAGACGTCGTTCGACTGGTACGTCGGACGCTCGTCGAAGACCCCGACGCGACGATCATGGTGCTGTTCCGGGCGCGCTACCAGATGTTCCAGTTCATCGACGAGTTCATCACCGAAGGGATTCCGTTTACGTCGTTGACCGATCAGCGGCTGTGGACGGACCGACTCACACAGTACGTCCGCGCGATCGAGGCAATCGGCGCGGGCGAGGACGTCACCGGACTCCAGGCACGGCGACTGGCCGACATGCTCCAGGAGTCAGCCTTCGGTACCGAGGAACGCGACGACCTCTTCGATACGATCGACGAGCGCCAGGAGGAAGCCGGCATCGACGACCTCCAGCAACTACTGATTCCCGCCACGGTCGTCGAGGACCACGTCCCGTTCATGCCCGGCCCGGCCTCTGCAGCCGACATGGTCCGGAAAGTAACGAACTTCCAGAAGAAAAGCGTCCGATCGTACTTCGGAGTCGGAGAGTATCAGGGGATGGACACCGACCGCGTCCGCGTCGGGACGATCCACTCCGCGAAGGGTCGTGAAGCCGACCACGTCGTCGTCGGTACCGACCTCACCGAGAAGGTCGTCGAACAGATGGTCGCAACCGTCGACGACCCCGAGAACGTCTCCGGCGTCGAGAAATTCACCAAGACCACCTCTCCCGTGCCCGTGCTCACGGACAACGAACGCCGCGTCTTCTACGTCGGGATGTCCCGTGCCCGCGAACGGCTGATCCTTCTCGAGAACCTCGTCGACGGCGCACCGACGCTGCCGATCGACGTTCTCCTGAAAGGCCACCTCACCGAGACGCCACTCGAGGACCTGATCGCAACAGCACAGGAGCCCCCCTCTGATGCAGACACCGACGAGGTCGAAGCCGAAGCGCCGTAACCGTGACTGCAAGCGACGGAACGAGAGCCGACACAACCGAGGCGTCCCCTCGAGTCGCCACTCACCCAGAACTCGAAGCAACCCTCTCCGACGCTCTCGAGTCGGCCGCCGCGACGGCGTTCGTCCACGTCGGCACTGTCCGCGACCCGGGGGTCCGATACCTCCTCCCTGACGCCGACGAGAGACCGATCGCGCTCGCTTACGACGGCGACGAGTGGCTCGTCCGGAAGGGCGGCGAGTCGCCCCATCCGGCAGACCGACTCGCCGACGCAGTAGACGACACTGGGACGGTGCTGACTCCCGCCCGACTCCCTCACGACGCCGCGCTCTACCTCGAGAAAAACGGGTTCGACCTCGTCTCGACGGACGCCCTCGAGCGCGCTCGAGCGACGAAGACAGAAGACGAACGCGAGCGGATCGAAACCGCCCAGGAGACAGCACGCGCAGGCATCGAACGCGGAGCCGAACTGCTCGCGGACGCGACGGCCGAGGGCGAGACGGTCGTTACGGGTGGAGAACCGTTGACCGCTGAGTGTCTCCGGATCGAGATCGACGAGGCGATCGTCGCGGCAGGCGGGTTCCCCGCACGAAACACGACGATCGAACCCGCAAGCGGCGAGCGACTTCGACCGGGCACACCGATCGCCGTCGCCGTCGCTCCTCGTGAACCCGGCGGCTACCACGGCAGCCTCGCCCGGACGTTCGTCGTCGACGGCGACGGCGGTCGGGAACGGCGCACCCACGTCGGGATGACCCAGGCGTTTCGGTCCACACAGGCGATGCTCACCGCGGACACGGAGAGCGTGACTGCCATCGAGGCCGACCTCGAGGCCGAACTTCGGGCGTTCGGCGAGGACGGCCCGCTCGAGGTCGACGTCGGCGGCGTCGGCATCGAACTCGCAGAACGGCCGACCGTCGGCAGCGACGGGATCGAGCCGGGAGCTGTGGTCCGGGTCGACGTGACAGTCCCGATCAACGACGCCACCCTTCGAATCGCCGATCTACTCGCGAAAGACGACGACGGCGTCGAGTGGCTCGCCGCGCCGTCGCGGTCGCTTTCACCTGCTACAACACTCGAGTGAAGTCGGTGCAGTCGTCTGGGTTCGACAGGTCGACGGTTGGGACGGTACTAGTCTGTGTCGCTCTCGCGTTTCCCAGATGGGGTACGATGACTCTCGGGAACGCGATAGCCGCATCTCGAAGGGTAGTACACAGAGACTGCAGGTGACGACTCCTCGTCGTATCTCCACCTTGTGACCAGAGGCACTTAAAGCCGGACCCGATCGGCGGCGTCGATAATCTCGTCGACGAACTCGTCCAGTCGGGTCGGGTCGGGGCCGTCTCGTGCGTGTACTGTCGGATCGATCTCGCGTTCCGGGTGGGCGAACTCGTGGCCGACCACGTCGCCGATCTCTTCGCTGCCGTCGCCGGCGCGTTTCCGCTCGAGCAGGTCGCAAGCGAGTTCGATCCGTTCGTCCTCGAGGACGGTGGGGGCTTGCTCGGACAGAAACGCCTCGAACGAGATCGCCGGCAGGTCGTGGTCGCCGGACTCACCGGTTTCCCGGAGGTAGCGGGCGGCCATCGCTGCGCGGCAGATCGTGAGGTTTCGCTTGACGGTGGGTTTTGTTTGCGTCTCGGCGTACCGTTCGTCGTCGGCCGAAACCGTCCGTGTCCCGTCCTCGGCGCGGACGACGTACTCGCGGCCATCGTCGCCGTCGTGGACGTCCAGAATCGGATACACGTCGCCGTCGCACACCAGGTGTTCGGAGAGGTAGGTCCGGTAGTTCGTGGCTGCGATCGCTCGCCAGTCGTGATAGAGGTCCATCGGATCGTAGGTCCGTTCCACGTACGTCCGCAAGTCACAGGGGTCGTACTCGGTGCGGTACTGGACCGGACTCCGCAGCAGGTCGATCGCACTCTCGTTCGAGTCCGAGAGTAGT contains:
- a CDS encoding DUF7563 family protein; the protein is MPECQNCGAFVTDAYARVFTPRGVDDPRVCPDCQDKIRDGAEVRTARSSRNP
- a CDS encoding HVO_0416 family zinc finger protein; translation: MATSPNGAGDDVFDQFLTDRGHSVEQVGWEREYNKKQCPECGGLHETSASSCTVCGWNPPA
- a CDS encoding DUF7560 family zinc ribbon protein; amino-acid sequence: MPTHEFVCPDCGRTIPVTDAMREATEHHGCPLCGATVSQTQFA
- a CDS encoding UvrD-helicase domain-containing protein — protein: MTTTETKVTRLFGGPGSGKTTALLDHVEEILEQDDVTFRDILVVSYTRAAAQEVRERLADRLDESPRALQGNVCTMHAKAYDLLDLSRSDVIGESEKEEFCEQYGLEFEDEYSGAGRRTARSTTIGNKIIATSQWLQRTSRDVADWYDVPFQWDEEEVRLPPEIDPNAQEGNKYTPTWPADDDRIDVPEAIRAWRSYKGEAGKIGFADMLERVKQRSLIPNVDYLVIDEFQDITTLQYDVYDEWKPHVDQVLIAGDDDQVVYSWQGADPALLLEEDVDDDVILPNSYRLPSNVLNAVNKEIRHIETRQDKDLKPRKEGGAVEARRNASMLDVVRLVRRTLVEDPDATIMVLFRARYQMFQFIDEFITEGIPFTSLTDQRLWTDRLTQYVRAIEAIGAGEDVTGLQARRLADMLQESAFGTEERDDLFDTIDERQEEAGIDDLQQLLIPATVVEDHVPFMPGPASAADMVRKVTNFQKKSVRSYFGVGEYQGMDTDRVRVGTIHSAKGREADHVVVGTDLTEKVVEQMVATVDDPENVSGVEKFTKTTSPVPVLTDNERRVFYVGMSRARERLILLENLVDGAPTLPIDVLLKGHLTETPLEDLIATAQEPPSDADTDEVEAEAP
- a CDS encoding IS630-like element ISNagr8 family transposase; this encodes MGGDRRGELVRHLSEEELDRLLDEADDPKVVKRLTFVKRLYKGATYEEAADDVGKSASTGSRWARRWNDGGLGQLTPNFGGGRPPKLGDEEQECLLELLREGQPWKAQEVHQLLDEEFDVEYHPDYLGRFLRNLGLSYAKPRPKRPSRPENADEILEERVADAFDEETETAHNKRPEDEDEGWVLDDDICTDGGTIVGFCDASHPQPYDNSHRLWYVDDPTLERPLVKLDEPAVGCYTLNGESVLTFPEDQSKENICALLEEVREQNPGTRILLVLDNFSSHICEHTRKRAHQLGIDLVFLPVGSPHLNPIEQVWKVLKRNASPIVVASESAFRTLARRLFNTLTDRLGFAKSWIDQFLSPYLQKLS
- a CDS encoding DUF402 domain-containing protein, with amino-acid sequence MTTNTTARVRGIYTTAITRLLEGDGFEVVQASEPIQERFDDEFDAAPADILIETTRDRQGVEVTGAPDAVAAVLETLEDVGIDTFRWEDETPRGAVFDGEVIDAAGGSGAVVDLGDGRRGYLKYDDVDGYVDDGDRYRLQVREPTPPWDDDDEPRVSPTLAVNGGLCTLSQDRTGVSASTNGEKATELVGMTDLLSPSRPEGWGLRWKRPATDADLEAMAAALERATERVEDLEATIDDAPAEPGEPGRLTAPRRTAWCWFGRESRFALDDHRREVESTMAGHHRIKAADRAASAAVDFTEAVCGSAGENTEFPFDAVSHQFGPTTGDRLEIGHGKPDGRRISLGDGDVTEWDVDGSITLERSMRGGGSYDALGVPKEEGDVAVTKFREGRWWYPTTYKSADGETKGTYVNVCTPVELFPDAVRYVDLYVDVIRTPDGTVEIVDDEELETKVEAGLVSEPLAEKARSVATAVERALSK
- a CDS encoding bile acid:sodium symporter family protein, whose amino-acid sequence is MLERVGNVTSKYVVVWVVIVAAVALHTPETFIPIGDYISVLLGVVMLGMGVTLTPDDFRRIAERPRDVLVGALAQWVVMPVLAYVLVVTLGLPWEIGVGLVLVGAAPGGTASNVMTYLGRGDIALSVTITSVTTIAAPLVMPVWIVLLAGEQITVTFAKMTQEIVLIVLIPVVAGLGLRLLLDEYAPTAAKVGLSIFPAISVIAIVAIVAAVVGLDVEEILTASAVVFLAVVLHNGLGLGAGYGVSYLTGMAKDRARACAFEVGLQNSGLGVALAVAFFDPIAALIPALFSVWHNVTGPELATAFTWNDEDPIDDYEPAIHSD
- a CDS encoding nucleotidyltransferase domain-containing protein gives rise to the protein MSTVPQHVFETADEALSDLEQHHDVAIPLAVAHGSYAWCGASPDSDYDVAFVFVPADLRQYAHLEKPVETITDDRDDLELQGIDVRRFAELLSDSNESAIDLLRSPVQYRTEYDPCDLRTYVERTYDPMDLYHDWRAIAATNYRTYLSEHLVCDGDVYPILDVHDGDDGREYVVRAEDGTRTVSADDERYAETQTKPTVKRNLTICRAAMAARYLRETGESGDHDLPAISFEAFLSEQAPTVLEDERIELACDLLERKRAGDGSEEIGDVVGHEFAHPEREIDPTVHARDGPDPTRLDEFVDEIIDAADRVRL
- a CDS encoding PrsW family intramembrane metalloprotease; the encoded protein is MQRKRDPVERADDGSTDLYDVATWEPRSPIDLVACVVYNGISYALQSIVIAVALAITVVLLAQPAFLVFDEPFLGVFFGLSVVPAALLAAFIWYTDITTNEPLGLLVATFVLAVLFATLAAVVNSFLSPWFDLLPLIGGVLFFYVVVGPVEEAVKLLAVRFFAYRSDSFDAVIDGAVYGAVAGLGFAAIENALYISMEVVQAEAGLFAAATGITTVRALVGPGHVIYSAIAGYYLGLAKFNPQYAGPLVVKGLLVAAFVHATYNATVTLGRDVIAATTALPEGLALVVYVIGFNLVVGYYLYRKIARYRRRYRAAEVDGRDSPSPELTEFDPPKQRQQR
- the ubaA gene encoding SAMP-activating enzyme E1 yields the protein MSDLRLDATQLDRYSRHVIMDEVGPDGQKRLLEGSVLVVGAGGLGSPAIQYLAAAGVGRLGIVDDDVVERSNLQRQIVHGDADVDRPKVESAADYVDALNPDVSVETHETRLTPDNVADLVADYDVVLDASDNFATRYLLNDHCVLTGTALSHGAIYRFEGQVTTFTNERTGSSDPPCYRCIFPEAPEPGTVPDCATTGVLGVLPGTVGCVQATEVVKYLIGKGESLEGRLLLYDAMDMSFETVDVLSNPDCPVCGDDPEIESVEDVAYDGTCSLAAD